A region of the Methylobacterium nodulans ORS 2060 genome:
ATCAACGAGCTGGAGGAGCGCGCGCGCCAGCTGCAGGAGATGGCCGACAGCCTGCGCACCCTGGCCGATGCCTGTGAGGGCGATGGGCGGCCGGACTGCCCGATCATCAGGAGCCTGGAGAGCGGCGGGGCGCCGGCCTGTCATGGCGAACGCCCCGCACCGCATTAGGCCGACCCTCTGCCGGCAGCTCCCGCCGCGCCGAGACGGGCTCCTGATGATCGGCTCACCCGGCCTCCCGTCGCCCGCTCTCCCCTGTCCCGGGCGCATGCAGCGTCAGCGGAATGCGACCCCGGACCCAGCACGAGACTTGCCGCGTAGCGGCTCCGGCTTCCGGCACCGTTGCGCAGGGCGGTCGCTTCGCGACTTCTTCTGCTGGATCCCGGATCTCCTTCCGCTGGCGCTGCAGTCGTCCGGGAAAGGGGCGGGGAATCCAGGAATGTCATCGCAAGCCCCCGCCGATCCTCTCGGCCTCGGGTCTTCGCCGCAGCAGAAGCATGGCCGCGACGCCGATGATCGGGCCGGGCACCAGCATGAGGAAGCTCCACTGCCACCCGATCGCATCCACGGCGAGCGGCAGGACACGGATGGCGACGACCGTCAGGGCGAAGCCGATCCCGAGTTGCAGGGCGAGTGCCGTGCCCACGAGACGGGGATCGCCGATCTCGGTGGCCATCGCGGAGAACTGAGCGGAATCGCCGACCACGCTGATGCCCCAGACCGCGCCGATCAGGAGAAACAGCCAGGCCGGCCCATCGAAGGTGAAGCCGATCAGGAAAGCGCAAGCCCCAGACACCGCCATCATCCCGGCCGTGGTGGCGGTGCGCCCGATGCGGTCGGCCAGCACGCCCCCGAGGAGACATCCCACCACGCCGATCGCGACGACCCCGAAGGTCGCCAGGGACGGGAGCTTCGGATCCGTCAGTCCGCTCCGGGGCAGGGCATGGGCCGCGAAGGCGAGGAACCAGCTCCACATCGCGTAGAGCTCCCACATATGCCCGAAATAGCCGAGATTCGTCAGGAAGAGGCCGCGGTCGCGCAGGACAACTCCGATCTGCCGAGCCCTGAATGGCATCCGGGCGAAGGCATACGGCCCCTCGGTCGCGAAACCACCGAGGAGGAGCGCACCCGCCAGGGTGAGGGCGGAGGCACTCGCAACCACCGTGCGCCAGTCCAGCCCGGAGGCCAGCGCCCGCAGCAGATGCGGAAGCGCCGAGCCGAGGGTCAGCGCCCCGATGACCGCGCCGAGCGCGAGGCCACGGCCGCGCCGGTACCAGGTCGCGATCAGTTTCAGGGCCGGCGGGTAGATGCCGGCAAGAGCGAGGCCGGTGACGAAACGCGCGAGCAGGGCGCTCGCCGGCCCCGGCGCCCAGAGCAGGGCCAGGTTGGCCAGGGCGGCCAGTCCGGCGCTGGCAGCCATGATCCGGTGCAACGGCGCGCGGTCGACCAGACCCGAGATGCTGAGTCCGAGCGCCCCGACCACGAAGCCGATCTGCACGGCGTTGGTGAGCCAGGAGGCTTGGGCCTCGTCGAGGCCGAAGCTCGCGGCGAGCGGCGCGGTGACGGCGGTGGCCGAGAACCAGGTCGTCATCGACAGGACCAGGGCCGCGCAGACGAGAGCCAGCATCCGCCGGCCGGAAGCAGCCCCGGCCAGCGCGGCGCCGTCGGAGAGAGGGGTCGTCGCCGCCACGGCTCAGGGCCTCTTCAACGG
Encoded here:
- a CDS encoding MFS transporter; translated protein: MAATTPLSDGAALAGAASGRRMLALVCAALVLSMTTWFSATAVTAPLAASFGLDEAQASWLTNAVQIGFVVGALGLSISGLVDRAPLHRIMAASAGLAALANLALLWAPGPASALLARFVTGLALAGIYPPALKLIATWYRRGRGLALGAVIGALTLGSALPHLLRALASGLDWRTVVASASALTLAGALLLGGFATEGPYAFARMPFRARQIGVVLRDRGLFLTNLGYFGHMWELYAMWSWFLAFAAHALPRSGLTDPKLPSLATFGVVAIGVVGCLLGGVLADRIGRTATTAGMMAVSGACAFLIGFTFDGPAWLFLLIGAVWGISVVGDSAQFSAMATEIGDPRLVGTALALQLGIGFALTVVAIRVLPLAVDAIGWQWSFLMLVPGPIIGVAAMLLLRRRPEAERIGGGLR